CTGTTAGAAGCGGCAGATAGGAGTCTTGTGGGTCTTGTTTGTGATGCGAAAGGTGAACACAAGGCTGCACTTGAACATTATGTTAACTATGAGCACATAAAAGAGTTGCATTACCATTTGTTAATGTTTCAAAATCAAAATGATAATTTCACTCTAATAAGATTTAGGTAGTCTTACCTTTAAGATTTGCATCTAGTTCCTTCTCCATCAGTTGCTCCTCATTAGCCCCTCTTAGATTATGTTTAGAGAATTGGAATTTTTCGTTTTCAGCACACGAATATCCATTTGGAATCTGCGTAAATATTTCAAAGACTAGTTAAGTTTGATAACTATGAACATTACAACAAAATTGTAACATTTTTTAAAACTAACTTCAGGCATGCACGATTTGCAGTGGCAGTTGTTGTAACTACCAGGGCACGTCTCCAAAATCTCCTTCTTTAAAACCGAAACATTGGGGTACCTGCATCCTTAAAAAGTCTCTTTAAATAATAATCAAACCAAACAGGTCAAGTTTGTTGCTTAGTTTCTAACATTATATATGCATAATGTACTAGAAACATTGCAAGTTCAAGCAGCATGCATAAAAATATCAATGATGATCAAAGTTACAATGAATGCAGAGGTCATCCAATTATTAGAAGTTTAATAAATTagccattttaaaaaaaaaaaaaaaaaaaaaaaaagtcaaaaataaaataaaaataaataaataaataacttaaagGCCACCCAAATATTCAGTTATCTTACGATGAATGCAGTTGTTGAATTTTCCGACCAGTTGTGGATCTATCACCTTTTTCAGTCTCCTACAAAAATAGCAGCAAAATCAACTTAATAAACATAAACAATACTAGTACTAGTAATAATTAATGGAACATATAAACAAGTACTTCGTAATTAGGGTACTAACTAAAGCTAGTCCGTACGTACAGTTGATTTGTGCAATACCTTTGCTGAAGTAGTTGTTTTTCTTCTTTTACATGAATCGTGTGGTTGCTGATCATTAATAATAAACAATGTTGAAGCTTGTTTACTCGATTCACTACGAATTTTGTGCTTCATTGTTGATAATGATCAAATTAGTGTGTGGTTTGTGTGATTAGTTAGGGCTTATACTGGTTGTGTATCTATGTATCATCTATACGGGGAAACAACGAATTTTCCTAAATTAGTGCTGTGGAagctttttttatttaattatgagCATTCCAACCATAACCTCTTCCTTCCTATTAACACACCCCAACATCAGTTTCACATTATTATTTCTTTTTAATCACTAACTCATCACATTTTAATCCAATCATGAAATACACACTAAATTTTAGATTTTAGATTTAGGTTAGGTGGTTTGTTCGAATGTATTGTCTTTTACAATTTCAATGTATTCGCTATCTTTTAATGATATCGTTTAATGTTTGTAAGACGATCAGAGCGAGACCTTTCAATTATTATCATTTGTGTGTACCACCGTATCTTTTTTTATcttttacatatatattaatttttttgccGTAAAAAAAAGAAATACacactaaattaattaataaaatcaatttACAAATACTAATGCTATTTGTACAAGTAAATCAAACTTACATTTCCGTGAATCAAAATGCTGAAAATTGACAAAATGGTTGGCTAAATGAAATTGGCAAGTGATTGACAATGCACTCCTAATGGTAGCATAGGATTGAGAGTCAATTGGCACAAGATTAACACTATCATTGAGTGCTCTAAAAGAAAAcacaaataaaataattaaacacaAATTTCATCGAAAGATGAGTAAAATTTGTATTTGAACGTAAATGAAAGTAGCAGCTTTAAGGATTGGACAAGAAAaccataaaaaaaaaaagttacaaaGAGCTAAACACGATCAATAAGTCACGA
The window above is part of the Rutidosis leptorrhynchoides isolate AG116_Rl617_1_P2 chromosome 1, CSIRO_AGI_Rlap_v1, whole genome shotgun sequence genome. Proteins encoded here:
- the LOC139885666 gene encoding uncharacterized protein; the encoded protein is MKHKIRSESSKQASTLFIINDQQPHDSCKRRKTTTSAKETEKGDRSTTGRKIQQLHSSYPNVSVLKKEILETCPGSYNNCHCKSCMPEIPNGYSCAENEKFQFSKHNLRGANEEQLMEKELDANLKALCSPFASQTRPTRLLSAASNRSG